One Thermodesulfobacteriota bacterium DNA segment encodes these proteins:
- a CDS encoding helix-turn-helix domain-containing protein: MQEPFVDVVDLAQFLKVKKQTAYHIVATLNIPHYRVGRLIRFKLSEIEEWMNKNKAKLLNVPYGKLDNI; encoded by the coding sequence ATGCAAGAGCCGTTTGTTGATGTTGTTGACCTTGCGCAATTTTTAAAAGTGAAGAAACAAACCGCATATCACATTGTAGCCACCCTGAATATACCTCACTACAGGGTCGGCAGGCTGATTCGATTCAAGCTTAGTGAGATTGAAGAATGGATGAATAAGAATAAGGCCAAGTTGTTGAATGTGCCTTATGGCAAATTAGATAATATTTAA